The following coding sequences are from one Mus pahari chromosome X, PAHARI_EIJ_v1.1, whole genome shotgun sequence window:
- the Maged1 gene encoding melanoma-associated antigen D1 — translation MAQKPDGGAGLRGFQAEASVEDSALLVQTLMEAIQISEAPPTSQATAAASGPNASPQSSQPPTANEKADTEVSAAAARPKTGFKAQNATTKGPNDYSQARNAKEMPKNQSKAAFKSQNGTSKGPHAASDFSQAAPTGKSAKKSEMAFKGQNSTTKAGPGATYNFPQSPSANEMTNNQPKTAKAWNDTTKVPGADAQTQNVNQAKMADVGTSAGISEADGAAAQTSADGSQAQNVESRTIIRGKRTRKVNNLNVEENNSGDQRRASLASGNWRSAPVPVTTQQNPPGAPPNVVWQTPLAWQNPSGWQNQTARQTPPAARQSPPARQTPSAWQNPVAWQNPVIWPNPVIWQNPVIWPNPIVWPGPIVWPNPMAWQSTPGWQSPPSWQAPPSWQSPQDWQGPPDWQVPPDWSMPPDWSFPSDWPFPPDWIPADWPIPPDWQNLRPSPNLRSSSNSRASQNQGPPQPRDVALLQERANKLVKYLMLKDYTKVPIKRSEMLRDIIREYTDVYPEIIERACFVLEKKFGIQLKEIDKEEHLYILISTPESLAGILGTTKDTPKLGLLLVILGIIFMNGNRATEAVLWEALRKMGLRPGVRHPLLGDLRKLLTYEFVKQKYLDYRRVPNSNPPEYEFLWGLRSYHETSKMKVLRFIAEVQKRDPRDWTAQFMEAADEALDALDAAAAEAEARAEARNRMGIGDEAVSGPWSWDDIEFELLTWDEEGDFGDPWSRIPFTFWARYHQNARSRFPQAFTGPIIGPSGTATANFAANFGAIGFFWVE, via the exons ATGGCTCAGAAACCGGACGGCGGTGCAGGCCTCCGCGGCTTCCAG GCTGAGGCCTCTGTTGAAGACAGCGCCTTGCTTGTGCAGACCTTGATGGAAGCCATCCAGATCTCCGAGGCTCCGCCCACCAGCCAGGCCACAGCAGCTGCCAGTGGGCCGAATGCTAGTCCCCAGAGTTCACAGCCCCCAACTGCCAATGAGAAGGCTGATACCGAGGTTTCAGCAGCTGCTGCCAGGCCTAAGACAGGCTTTAAGGCCCAGAATGCCACCACAAAGGGGCCAAATGATTACTCTCAGGCACGTAATGCCAAGGAGATGCCCAAGAATCAGTCTAAGGCGGCCTTTAAGTCACAGAATGGCACCTCGAAAGGTCCACATGCTGCCTCTGACTTTTCCCAGGCAGCACCCACAGGCAAATCAGCTAAAAAGTCTGAAATGGCCTTTAAGGGTCAGAATAGCACTACTAAGGCTGGCCCCGGTGCCACCTACAATTTCCCTCAGTCTCCCAGTGCCAATGAGATGACCAACAACCAGCCTAAGACAGCTAAGGCTTGGAATGACACCACTAAGGTCCCTGGAGCTGATGCCCAGACCCAGAATGTAAATCAGGCCAAAATGGCTGACGTAGGGACCAGCGCAGGTATCTCTGAAGCTGACGGTGCAGCAGCGCAGACATCAGCAGATGGCTCCCAGGCTCAGAACGTGGAGTCCCGGACTATAATTCGGGGCAAGAGGACCCGCAAG GTTAATAACTTGAATGTGGAGGAGAATAACAGTGGGGATCAAAGGCGTGCCTCACTGGCCTCTGGGAACTGGAGGTCTGCTCCGGTTCCAGTGACCACTCAGCAGAACCCACCTGGCGCACCCCCTAATGTGGTGTGGCAGACACCACTGGCTTGGCAGAACCCATCAGGCTGGCAAAATCAGACAGCCAGGCAGACCCCACCAGCAGCACGTCAGAGTCCCCCAGCTAGGCAGACACCATCAGCTTGGCAGAACCCAGTTGCGTGGCAGAATCCAGTAATCTGGCCTAACCCAGTGATCTGGCAGAATCCAGTGATCTGGCCAAACCCCATTGTCTGGCCTGGCCCAATTGTCTGGCCAAACCCAATGGCCTGGCAGAGTACACCTGGATGGCAGAGCCCACCCAGCTGGCAGGCTCCACCTAGTTGGCAGAGCCCTCAAGATTGGCAGGGCCCTCCAGATTGGCAGGTACCACCTGACTGGTCAATGCCTCCTGACTGGTCCTTTCCCTCCGACTGGCCTTTTCCACCTGACTGGATCCCCGCCGACTGGCCAATTCCACCTGACTGGCAGAACTTACGACCCTCACCTAATCTGAGATCCTCCTCCAACTCTCGTGCCTCACAGAACCAGGGTCCTCCACAGCCCCGAGATGTGGCCCTTCTTCAGGAAAGA GCAAATAAGTTGGTCAAGTACCTGATGCTTAAAGACTACACGAAGGTGCCCATCAAGCGCTCAG AAATGCTGAGGGACATCATCCGAGAATACACTGATGTCTATCCAGAAATCATTGAACGCGCATGCTTTGTCCTGGAGAAG AAATTTGGAATCCAGCTGAAGGAAATCGACAAAGAAGAACATCTGTATATTCTCATCAGTACCCCTGAGTCCCTGGCTGGCATACTGGGAAC GACCAAAGACACACCGAAGCTTGGCCTCCTCTTAGTGATTCTGGGCATTATCTTCATGAATGGCAACCGTGCCACTGAGG CCGTCCTCTGGGAAGCACTGCGCAAGATGGGCCTACGTCCTGG GGTCAGACATCCCCTCCTTGGTGACCTGAGAAAACTTCTTACTTACGAGTTTGTAAAGCAGAA ataCCTGGACTACAGACGAGTGCCCAACAGCAACCCTCCTGAGTATGAGTTCCTCTGGGGCCTCCGCTCCTACCATGAGACTAGCAAGATGAAAGTGCTGAGATTCATCGCAGAG GTTCAGAAGAGAGACCCTCGTGACTGGACTGCACAGTTCATGGAAGCTGCAGATGAAGCTTTGGATGCTCTGGATGCTGCtgcagctgaggcagaggcccgGGCTGAAGCAAGAAACCGCATGGGAATTGGAGATGAGGCTGTGTCTGGGCCCTGGAGCTGGGATGACATTGAGTTTGAGCTGCTGACCTGGGATGAGGAAGGAGATTTTGGAGATCCTTGGTCCAGGATCCCCTTTACCTTCTGGGCGAGATACCACCAGAATGCCCGCTCCAGGTTTCCCCAGGCCTTTACTGGCCCCATCATTGGCCCCAGCGGTACTGCCACCGCCAACTTCGCCGCCAACTTCGGTGCCATTGGCTTCTTCTGGGTTGAGTAA